A region of Paenimyroides aestuarii DNA encodes the following proteins:
- a CDS encoding T9SS type A sorting domain-containing protein → MKKLLLIITTLLGVYNLTAQVLYNETFDSYNWGNVGTDITGAIPGKGGWYTKSVIGSFSPNPAAGANTDYQIIAEPNKGNVVEIPPMNLVGDWQRFLYRTDLKTYWQQRTPGNNVLKLAFDVFCTSFDDWTIIRIHLFSKEGRLVTYAINPEVGYISRSIGNRNNNSIGAVGSVFMLNKTPIQLPVNTWTTLEVYIDYNSNKIYFSIPSINYTVVENAGYNFDLSGVEHDDSPVELMFLKSKYPDVVPVNATTTRFDNINISAQNTVPVVTVGLNEQLAEKFNLYPNPASSVVNITNAENMQIQQITVYDVAGKQLSTQNYNNETEIQLNVEHLASGTYMLHLQTHQGTAVKKMVKK, encoded by the coding sequence ATGAAAAAGCTTCTGCTTATTATAACCACCTTATTAGGCGTTTATAATCTAACTGCCCAAGTATTGTATAATGAAACCTTTGACAGTTACAACTGGGGTAATGTAGGTACCGATATTACCGGTGCCATACCCGGTAAAGGCGGTTGGTACACCAAAAGTGTAATAGGTAGTTTTAGCCCTAACCCTGCTGCAGGGGCAAATACCGATTATCAAATAATAGCCGAACCCAATAAAGGAAATGTAGTAGAAATTCCGCCAATGAACTTGGTGGGAGACTGGCAACGTTTTTTGTATAGAACCGATTTAAAAACCTATTGGCAGCAGCGTACCCCCGGGAACAATGTGTTGAAACTGGCGTTTGATGTTTTTTGCACAAGTTTTGATGACTGGACAATCATCCGTATACATTTATTTAGTAAAGAAGGCAGGTTGGTAACCTATGCAATAAACCCTGAGGTGGGGTACATTTCTCGTAGTATTGGTAATAGGAATAATAATAGTATTGGTGCTGTAGGGTCGGTTTTTATGTTAAACAAAACCCCTATTCAATTACCTGTTAATACGTGGACTACTTTAGAAGTTTATATAGATTATAACAGCAATAAAATATATTTTAGCATACCTTCTATAAACTATACGGTGGTAGAAAACGCCGGTTATAATTTTGATTTAAGCGGTGTAGAGCATGATGACAGCCCTGTAGAGTTAATGTTTCTTAAATCTAAATATCCAGATGTTGTCCCAGTAAATGCTACAACCACAAGGTTTGATAATATAAATATATCGGCACAAAATACCGTGCCTGTTGTAACAGTTGGCTTAAACGAGCAGTTGGCAGAAAAATTTAATTTATACCCTAACCCAGCAAGCAGCGTGGTAAACATCACCAACGCCGAAAATATGCAAATACAGCAAATCACGGTGTATGATGTGGCAGGCAAGCAATTAAGCACCCAAAACTACAACAACGAAACCGAAATACAATTAAACGTAGAACACTTAGCAAGCGGCACGTATATGTTGCATTTGCAAACCCATCAAGGCACAGCGGTTAAGAAGATGGTGAAGAAATAG
- a CDS encoding T9SS type A sorting domain-containing protein, with translation MKKILFIITTLLGVYNLTAQVLYTENFNNYPVGNIGTDYNGTVPGVGGWFTKSENKPIYNTPLTNNDYKIVAEANKGNVAQIGPLTKKGEWTRTLFRTDLNTYWQQRTAGNNVFKCSFDLYVDDSYISSTPPSDPICISLYSKEGGLTRFSYHPDHHRFMAGFDFSRGNFNFGGSQEAIVVSPGNPLQPPPMGSWITVEMYIDYDNNKAYFSIPTLNYTNVKNIAFTLELGGLDTEGNPLPDDSPVELEFFYMKSGDVDGTFYTPKIDNINLVAQNTVPTLATTEQLAENFNLYPNPASSVVNITNAENMQIQQITVYDVAGKQLSTQNYNNETDIQLNVEHLASGTYMLHLQTNQGTAVKKLVKK, from the coding sequence ATGAAAAAGATTCTTTTTATTATAACCACCTTATTAGGCGTTTATAACTTAACTGCCCAAGTACTCTACACCGAAAATTTTAACAATTATCCTGTGGGAAATATAGGCACCGATTATAACGGCACGGTACCTGGTGTAGGCGGTTGGTTTACCAAATCCGAAAATAAACCTATCTACAATACGCCGCTTACCAATAACGACTATAAAATTGTAGCCGAGGCCAACAAAGGGAATGTTGCACAAATAGGACCCCTTACCAAAAAAGGCGAATGGACACGTACTTTATTCCGTACCGATTTAAACACCTATTGGCAACAACGCACGGCAGGTAATAATGTTTTTAAGTGCAGTTTTGATTTGTATGTAGATGATAGTTATATAAGTTCCACTCCTCCATCTGATCCAATATGTATAAGTTTATACAGCAAGGAAGGAGGGTTGACCAGGTTTTCATATCATCCTGATCATCATCGTTTTATGGCTGGTTTTGATTTTTCTAGGGGTAATTTTAATTTTGGAGGAAGTCAAGAAGCAATAGTGGTAAGTCCTGGTAACCCCTTGCAACCGCCACCAATGGGCAGTTGGATTACTGTGGAAATGTATATAGATTATGATAACAACAAAGCGTATTTCAGCATACCAACTTTAAACTATACGAATGTTAAAAACATTGCATTTACTTTAGAGTTGGGTGGTTTAGATACCGAGGGCAACCCCTTGCCTGATGACAGCCCTGTTGAATTAGAGTTTTTTTACATGAAGTCCGGCGATGTTGATGGTACTTTTTACACCCCAAAAATAGATAACATTAATTTAGTAGCTCAAAACACGGTACCTACTTTAGCTACCACCGAGCAGTTAGCAGAAAACTTTAATCTCTACCCTAACCCAGCAAGCAGTGTTGTAAACATCACCAACGCCGAAAATATGCAAATACAGCAAATCACGGTGTATGATGTTGCAGGGAAACAGTTAAGTACCCAAAACTACAACAACGAAACCGACATACAATTAAACGTAGAACACTTAGCAAGTGGCACGTATATGCTGCATTTGCAAACCAACCAAGGTACAGCGGTTAAAAAACTGGTGAAAAAGTAG
- the dusB gene encoding tRNA dihydrouridine synthase DusB has product MIKIGKIELPEHPLLLAPMEDVSDPPFRRLCKMHGADMMYSEFISSEGLIRDAMKSKMKLDIFDYERPVGIQIFGGDEEAMQLSAKIVETVQPDLVDINFGCPVKKVVCKGAGAGVLKDVDLMIRLTKAVISGTNLPVTVKTRLGWDETSINIDEVAERLQDVGVQALTIHARTRAQMYKGHSDWTHIERIKNNPRIKIPIFGNGDIDSPQKAKEYKERFGLDGMMIGRAAIGYPWIFNEIKHYLNTGEILAPPTMKDRLEAAKNHLIWSMEWKGERLGIVEMRRHYTNYFKGIHGFKAHRQRLVTEDDPSQLLKIFDEIEDFYKDYIVELL; this is encoded by the coding sequence ATGATTAAAATAGGAAAAATAGAATTGCCCGAACATCCGCTTTTATTAGCGCCTATGGAAGATGTGAGCGATCCGCCTTTTCGCCGTTTATGCAAAATGCATGGTGCTGACATGATGTATTCAGAATTTATTTCTTCAGAAGGGTTGATTCGTGATGCCATGAAAAGTAAAATGAAATTAGATATTTTTGATTACGAACGCCCAGTTGGTATTCAAATTTTTGGGGGTGATGAAGAAGCGATGCAACTTTCAGCAAAGATTGTAGAAACCGTACAGCCCGATTTGGTAGATATTAACTTTGGATGCCCGGTAAAAAAAGTAGTTTGCAAAGGTGCAGGTGCCGGTGTTTTGAAAGATGTTGATTTAATGATTCGGTTGACCAAAGCGGTTATCAGCGGCACCAACTTGCCTGTTACAGTTAAAACACGATTAGGCTGGGATGAAACATCGATAAATATTGATGAAGTGGCCGAACGTTTGCAAGATGTGGGTGTGCAAGCTTTAACCATTCACGCCCGAACTCGTGCACAAATGTATAAAGGACACAGCGATTGGACACATATTGAACGAATTAAGAACAACCCACGTATTAAAATTCCGATTTTTGGTAATGGAGATATTGATTCGCCCCAAAAAGCAAAAGAATATAAAGAGCGTTTTGGACTAGACGGAATGATGATTGGGCGCGCTGCAATTGGTTATCCTTGGATTTTTAATGAAATAAAACATTACTTAAACACGGGTGAAATTTTGGCTCCGCCAACAATGAAAGATCGCTTGGAAGCTGCAAAAAACCACTTGATTTGGTCGATGGAATGGAAAGGGGAACGCTTGGGAATTGTAGAGATGCGCCGCCATTACACCAATTATTTCAAAGGCATTCACGGATTTAAAGCACATCGTCAACGGTTGGTTACAGAAGATGATCCGAGCCAGTTACTTAAAATTTTCGACGAAATTGAAGATTTTTATAAAGATTATATAGTGGAACTATTATAA
- a CDS encoding exodeoxyribonuclease III, which translates to MKILSYNVNGIRAAISKGFLDWLQAANPDIICLQEIKATQDQIPVLEITAAGYPYQYYFSAEKKGYSGVAILCKTEPKNVVFGTGIDYMDKEGRNVRADFDDFSVMSLYLPSGTNSDRLSHKFQYMADFQNYVNALKKDIPQLIICGDYNICHQAIDIHDPIRNAKVSGFLPEEREWLDTFMKNGFLDSFRMLNPEPHHYSWWSYRANARNNNKGWRIDYHLITENMKDRLKRAYILPEAKHSDHCPVAIEID; encoded by the coding sequence ATGAAGATTTTATCATACAACGTAAATGGTATTCGGGCAGCTATTTCTAAAGGATTTTTGGATTGGTTGCAGGCTGCAAACCCTGATATTATTTGTTTACAAGAGATTAAAGCCACGCAAGACCAAATTCCGGTTTTAGAAATCACAGCAGCGGGATATCCGTATCAATACTATTTTTCGGCAGAAAAAAAAGGCTATAGTGGTGTGGCTATTTTATGCAAAACCGAACCTAAAAATGTGGTTTTTGGAACAGGAATCGATTATATGGATAAAGAAGGAAGAAATGTTCGGGCCGATTTTGATGATTTTTCGGTGATGTCTTTGTATTTGCCGTCGGGAACAAACAGTGATCGTTTAAGCCATAAATTTCAATACATGGCCGATTTTCAAAACTATGTAAACGCTCTTAAAAAAGATATTCCACAGCTGATTATTTGCGGCGATTACAACATTTGCCATCAGGCAATTGATATTCACGACCCTATTCGCAACGCAAAAGTTTCGGGTTTTTTACCAGAAGAACGCGAATGGCTAGATACATTTATGAAAAATGGATTTTTGGATTCGTTTCGAATGCTAAACCCTGAACCACATCATTACAGTTGGTGGAGCTATCGTGCCAATGCCCGAAACAACAATAAAGGTTGGCGTATTGACTATCATTTAATTACCGAAAATATGAAAGACCGTTTAAAGCGTGCTTATATTTTGCCCGAAGCAAAACATTCAGACCATTGTCCGGTTGCTATTGAAATTGATTAA
- a CDS encoding T9SS type A sorting domain-containing protein has product MKKILFIITTLLGVYNLTAQVLYTENFNNYPVGNIGTDYNGTVPGVGGWFTKSENKPIYNTPLTNNDYKIVAEANKGNVAQIGPLTKKGEWTRTLFRTDLNTYWQQRTAGNNVFKCSFDLYVDDSYISSTPSSDPIRINLYSKEGGLTGFLYDPDHHRFRAGFDFSRGRFNYEGGIYEAVVVSPGNPLQPPPMGSWITVEMYIDYDNNKAYFSIPTLNYTNVKNIAFTLELGGLDTEGNPLPDDSPVELVFFYTKSGDVDGTFYTPKIDNINLVAQNTVPTLATTEQLAENFNLYPNPASSVVNITNAENMQIQQITVYDVAGKQLSTQNYNNETDIQLNVEHLASGTYMLHLQTNQGTAVKKLVKK; this is encoded by the coding sequence ATGAAAAAGATTCTTTTTATTATAACCACCTTATTAGGCGTTTATAACTTAACTGCCCAAGTACTCTACACCGAAAATTTTAACAATTATCCTGTGGGAAATATAGGCACCGATTATAACGGCACGGTACCTGGTGTAGGCGGTTGGTTTACCAAATCCGAAAATAAACCTATCTACAATACGCCGCTTACCAATAACGATTATAAAATTGTAGCCGAGGCCAACAAAGGGAATGTTGCACAAATAGGCCCCCTTACCAAAAAAGGCGAATGGACACGTACTTTATTCCGTACCGATTTAAACACCTATTGGCAACAACGCACCGCAGGTAATAATGTTTTTAAGTGCAGTTTTGATTTGTATGTAGATGATAGTTATATAAGTTCCACTCCTTCATCTGATCCAATACGTATAAATTTATACAGCAAGGAAGGAGGGTTGACCGGGTTTTTATATGATCCTGATCATCATCGTTTTCGTGCCGGTTTTGATTTTTCTAGGGGTAGATTTAATTATGAAGGAGGAATTTATGAAGCAGTAGTGGTAAGTCCTGGTAACCCCTTGCAACCGCCACCAATGGGCAGTTGGATTACTGTGGAAATGTATATAGATTATGATAACAACAAAGCGTATTTCAGCATACCTACTTTAAACTATACGAATGTTAAAAACATTGCATTTACTTTAGAGTTGGGTGGTTTAGATACCGAGGGCAATCCCTTGCCAGATGACAGCCCTGTTGAATTAGTATTTTTTTACACGAAGTCCGGCGATGTTGATGGTACTTTTTACACCCCAAAAATAGATAACATTAATTTAGTAGCTCAAAACACGGTACCCACTTTAGCTACCACCGAGCAGTTAGCAGAAAACTTTAATCTCTACCCTAACCCAGCAAGCAGTGTTGTAAACATCACCAACGCCGAAAATATGCAAATACAGCAAATCACGGTGTATGATGTTGCAGGGAAACAGTTAAGTACCCAAAACTACAACAACGAAACCGACATACAATTAAACGTAGAACACTTAGCAAGTGGCACGTATATGCTGCATTTGCAAACCAACCAAGGTACAGCGGTTAAAAAACTGGTGAAAAAGTAG
- a CDS encoding lysophospholipid acyltransferase family protein, producing MGLVTAKEIARVIKLDKYGFIGTFSGWLLMKVLKISQLNKIYNRNKHLKDVTFLNAILEEFQIEFEIDPEELKRLPKQGPYITISNHPLGGIDGILLLKLMRERDPDFRIIANFLLHRIEPLKPYVLPVNPFENHKDSKSSVLGLKETLRHLSEGKPLGIFPAGEVSNFEEDDKIVDKPWEEGALKLIKKGQVPVVPIYFHAKNSKLFYMLSKINPTLQTAKLPSELLTQKDRVIRVRIGKPITVAEQNEHGDSIENFGKFLRTKTYLLANTTKDDKKQYIKIPSFKLPTPPPKEIERPVLQDLMVQEIEALRTGDERLLQSKNYEVFLTDAEKIPNILREIGRLREITFRAVGEGTNKSIDLDKYDTFYKHMFLWDDDAKCIAGAYRMGIGKDIYAKHGINGFYLTELFRFEPELYGMMEQSIEMGRAFIVCEYQLKPMPLFLLWKGIVHTTLRYPEHKYLIGGVSISNQFSDFSKSLMIEFMKSHFYDPYVAQYVQPKMEYKVQLKDADKDFVFNEAEADLNKFDKLIEEVEPGGLRLPVLIKKYIKQNARVVAFNVDPLFNNSVDGLMYIRIADLPESTVRPVIEELQLELERKMNEKQE from the coding sequence ATGGGATTAGTAACCGCAAAAGAAATTGCGCGCGTAATAAAATTAGATAAGTACGGGTTTATTGGTACTTTTTCTGGTTGGTTATTAATGAAGGTGTTAAAAATATCTCAACTCAACAAAATATATAACCGAAACAAACACTTAAAAGACGTAACCTTTTTAAACGCTATTTTAGAAGAATTTCAGATAGAGTTTGAAATTGACCCGGAAGAATTGAAACGTTTACCCAAACAAGGGCCCTATATAACCATATCGAACCATCCGTTGGGCGGCATCGATGGTATTTTATTGTTGAAATTAATGCGGGAGCGCGATCCGGATTTTAGGATTATTGCCAATTTTTTATTGCACCGTATTGAACCTTTAAAACCGTATGTTTTGCCTGTGAATCCGTTTGAAAATCACAAAGATTCAAAGTCGAGCGTATTGGGATTAAAAGAAACATTGCGCCATTTAAGCGAAGGCAAACCATTGGGAATTTTTCCGGCAGGCGAAGTGTCTAATTTTGAAGAAGACGATAAAATTGTTGATAAACCTTGGGAAGAAGGTGCTTTGAAATTGATAAAAAAAGGGCAGGTGCCAGTGGTGCCTATTTATTTTCATGCTAAAAATAGTAAGCTGTTCTATATGTTGTCTAAAATCAACCCAACGTTGCAAACAGCAAAACTTCCTTCGGAATTATTAACCCAAAAAGATCGAGTGATCCGTGTGCGAATTGGCAAGCCTATTACGGTTGCCGAACAAAACGAGCATGGTGATTCGATAGAAAATTTTGGTAAATTTTTGCGTACCAAAACTTATCTTTTGGCCAACACCACCAAAGATGATAAAAAGCAATATATAAAGATTCCATCGTTTAAATTGCCCACGCCGCCGCCCAAAGAAATAGAACGCCCGGTGTTGCAAGATTTAATGGTTCAAGAAATTGAAGCACTTCGCACGGGCGATGAACGTTTGCTGCAAAGCAAAAATTATGAGGTTTTTTTGACCGATGCCGAAAAAATACCAAATATTCTGCGAGAAATAGGCAGGCTGCGCGAGATTACCTTTAGAGCAGTGGGCGAAGGTACTAATAAATCGATTGATTTAGATAAATACGACACCTTTTACAAACACATGTTCCTTTGGGACGATGATGCCAAGTGTATTGCAGGTGCATACCGCATGGGGATTGGAAAAGATATTTATGCCAAGCACGGTATTAATGGATTTTACTTAACCGAATTGTTTCGTTTTGAACCCGAATTATACGGCATGATGGAACAATCAATAGAAATGGGTCGTGCGTTTATTGTGTGCGAATACCAGCTAAAACCCATGCCGCTGTTTTTATTGTGGAAAGGTATTGTACACACCACTTTGCGCTATCCCGAACACAAATACCTGATTGGTGGAGTTAGCATTAGCAACCAATTTTCAGATTTCAGTAAATCATTGATGATTGAATTTATGAAATCGCATTTTTATGATCCTTACGTGGCGCAATATGTGCAGCCCAAAATGGAATACAAAGTACAGTTGAAAGATGCCGACAAAGATTTTGTTTTTAACGAAGCCGAAGCCGATTTGAATAAGTTCGACAAGCTGATTGAAGAAGTAGAACCAGGCGGTTTGCGCTTGCCGGTTTTAATAAAAAAATACATCAAGCAAAACGCACGGGTAGTGGCTTTTAATGTAGATCCGCTGTTTAACAACTCGGTTGACGGATTAATGTATATACGAATTGCCGATTTGCCCGAAAGCACCGTTCGCCCAGTGATTGAAGAATTGCAATTGGAACTGGAACGAAAAATGAACGAAAAGCAGGAGTAA
- a CDS encoding pirin family protein, with the protein MSNIDFIFEEKAADIGNFLVGRLLPFRQKRHIGPFVFIDHMGPAQMKADENLDVGPHPHIGLSTLTFLFEGAVKHKDSLGNDIVIEPGAVNWMTAGRGVVHSERTPDFMRTIDKTMHGLQIWIALPKHLEDMDPNFVHIEAKDLPVWQENDLDFKLIAGEFEDKKSGVPVYSKLYMIEIKANKNQTVHLKDRLYGESGLYILEGNITHHDTNFGSKQILITKDAHLCEFEITAGSTVYLFGGEPLPEERFIYWNFVSSSREKIETAKEMWQKQKFPKIPGETDFVPLPVDSFKKG; encoded by the coding sequence ATGTCAAACATAGATTTTATTTTTGAAGAAAAAGCAGCCGATATCGGTAATTTTTTAGTTGGAAGATTATTGCCATTTAGACAAAAACGGCACATTGGGCCATTTGTTTTTATCGATCACATGGGACCTGCCCAAATGAAAGCCGATGAAAATTTAGATGTGGGACCTCATCCGCACATAGGTTTATCCACGTTGACTTTTTTATTTGAAGGTGCTGTGAAGCATAAAGACAGTTTGGGTAACGATATTGTGATTGAGCCTGGTGCTGTGAATTGGATGACTGCCGGTAGAGGTGTGGTGCATTCCGAAAGAACGCCCGATTTTATGAGAACAATTGATAAAACAATGCACGGTTTGCAGATTTGGATTGCCCTACCAAAGCATTTAGAAGATATGGACCCCAATTTTGTGCATATTGAAGCTAAGGATTTACCCGTTTGGCAAGAAAATGATTTAGATTTTAAGTTGATAGCAGGTGAGTTTGAAGACAAAAAGTCGGGGGTTCCCGTGTATAGTAAACTGTATATGATAGAGATTAAAGCCAACAAAAACCAAACAGTTCATTTAAAAGACCGATTGTATGGGGAAAGCGGCTTGTATATTTTAGAAGGAAACATAACCCATCATGATACCAATTTTGGTTCTAAACAAATACTTATTACGAAAGATGCCCATTTATGTGAATTTGAAATTACAGCCGGTTCAACAGTTTATTTGTTTGGTGGGGAACCTCTTCCAGAAGAACGATTTATTTATTGGAATTTTGTTTCTTCTTCTCGAGAAAAAATAGAAACAGCTAAAGAAATGTGGCAAAAGCAGAAATTTCCTAAAATACCCGGCGAAACCGACTTTGTTCCTTTGCCTGTTGATTCCTTTAAGAAGGGTTAA
- a CDS encoding mechanosensitive ion channel family protein, translated as MNELQQHFQSTIYSFGFNLLEKTGLSSQAAHYVNTLLLLIIFSIVLYGIDFLLRRILMIILIKTIRKSKTRIDDFLIHNNVLKNLTHLIPLIIAKQSLPLIFTGFPQITFFTIKIVDVLIIITFTVLIKSIFYTLKDILHSRKRFSDKPLDSYFQVIAILLYMIGAILIFSELTGKNPTGLLTALGAASAIIILVFKDTILGFVASIQVSSNDMVRVGDWIEMPKYGADGDVLTINLSTVKIRNFDNTVTTIPTYALISDSFKNYRTMQKSGGRRIKRSLNIKMGSIRFLDSNEIEDLKRIKLIKSYIIERQQEINTYNLNHVDDPTMLVNGRRMTNIGLFREYVKRYLLNNSNIHKQFHLMVRHMQPTQHGLPIEIYAFTNTVDWLKYEGIMADIFDHILAVVPYFHLELFELPSAADIHEVLLAQINENKNG; from the coding sequence ATGAACGAACTACAACAACACTTTCAAAGTACTATTTATTCATTTGGATTTAATCTTTTGGAAAAAACCGGATTAAGCAGCCAAGCAGCCCATTATGTGAATACGCTGTTACTGCTTATTATTTTTTCAATTGTTTTGTATGGTATTGATTTTTTACTCCGTAGAATTTTAATGATTATACTGATAAAAACCATCCGCAAAAGCAAAACCCGCATCGATGATTTTCTAATTCATAACAATGTACTTAAAAATCTTACGCATTTAATTCCGCTGATTATAGCAAAGCAATCATTACCGCTTATCTTTACAGGTTTTCCACAAATTACATTCTTCACTATTAAAATAGTAGATGTGCTTATTATCATAACCTTTACGGTGTTAATAAAATCTATATTTTATACCTTAAAAGATATATTACACAGCCGCAAACGTTTTTCAGACAAGCCTTTAGACAGTTACTTTCAAGTAATTGCGATTTTGCTTTATATGATTGGTGCCATTTTAATCTTTTCAGAACTTACCGGGAAGAATCCAACAGGTTTGCTAACCGCATTAGGAGCTGCATCGGCAATCATCATTTTGGTTTTTAAAGATACTATTTTAGGTTTTGTAGCCAGCATTCAGGTTTCATCAAACGATATGGTTCGGGTGGGCGATTGGATCGAAATGCCAAAATATGGTGCAGACGGGGATGTACTTACCATTAACCTTAGCACGGTGAAAATACGCAATTTCGACAATACAGTTACCACCATTCCTACCTACGCTTTAATTAGTGATTCGTTTAAAAATTATCGAACCATGCAAAAGTCGGGCGGTCGTAGAATCAAACGGTCACTGAATATAAAAATGGGGTCGATTCGCTTTTTAGATTCAAACGAAATTGAAGATTTAAAACGTATCAAACTTATTAAATCATACATCATTGAACGCCAGCAGGAAATCAACACCTATAATCTGAACCACGTTGATGATCCCACAATGCTTGTAAATGGACGCCGAATGACCAATATTGGTTTGTTTCGGGAATATGTGAAACGCTATTTATTGAACAACAGCAATATCCATAAGCAATTTCATTTAATGGTGCGCCATATGCAACCCACCCAACATGGTTTACCCATTGAAATATATGCGTTCACCAACACGGTTGATTGGTTAAAATACGAAGGCATTATGGCAGATATTTTTGATCATATTTTGGCGGTGGTGCCCTATTTTCACTTAGAACTTTTCGAACTACCAAGTGCCGCAGATATACACGAGGTGCTTTTAGCACAAATTAATGAAAACAAAAATGGTTAG
- a CDS encoding OmpA/MotB family protein, protein MKKIILAACCLPFLTSCVTRKLYNELDAKYKNCAEELERLTGETTDLKAQSFDLGTKNQSLQARLEEAVAERDRLKVTYEQLQKDYNSLEKNSDQAIKAEIERLNNLKKELDTKSSRVAELEGKLAAQDKNLRKLKETLSKALFEFEGKGLTVEQKNGKVYVSMENKLLFPSGSWTVSNEGRNAVEQLAEVLAKNPDISILIEGHTDNDKIVGNLGGGVTNNWDLSTKRATAIVNIIEQTSGIDKKNLTAAGRSEYAPIATNSSVEGKSKNRRIEVILTPKLDEISKLLNEL, encoded by the coding sequence ATGAAAAAAATAATCTTGGCAGCATGTTGTTTGCCTTTTTTAACAAGTTGCGTTACCCGAAAATTGTATAACGAGTTAGACGCCAAATATAAAAATTGTGCCGAAGAATTGGAGCGATTAACTGGCGAAACTACCGATTTAAAAGCACAATCGTTTGATTTGGGCACCAAAAACCAATCTTTGCAAGCACGTTTAGAAGAAGCTGTTGCCGAACGCGACAGGCTAAAAGTGACCTACGAGCAATTGCAAAAAGACTATAACAGCTTAGAAAAAAACAGTGACCAAGCAATTAAAGCCGAAATTGAACGTTTAAACAATCTGAAAAAAGAATTAGACACCAAATCATCGCGTGTTGCAGAGCTAGAAGGAAAATTGGCTGCCCAAGATAAAAATCTTCGCAAATTAAAAGAAACACTTTCAAAAGCTTTGTTTGAGTTTGAAGGTAAAGGATTAACGGTGGAACAAAAGAACGGCAAAGTATATGTATCCATGGAAAACAAATTGCTATTTCCGTCGGGCAGTTGGACCGTTAGCAACGAAGGTAGAAATGCAGTGGAACAGTTAGCCGAGGTTTTAGCAAAAAATCCAGACATTAGTATTTTGATTGAAGGACACACCGATAACGATAAAATTGTTGGAAATTTGGGCGGTGGCGTTACCAACAACTGGGATTTGTCAACCAAGCGTGCCACAGCAATCGTGAATATTATTGAACAAACCAGCGGCATCGATAAAAAGAATTTAACCGCAGCCGGACGCAGTGAATATGCACCAATAGCCACTAATTCATCTGTGGAAGGCAAATCTAAAAACCGACGTATCGAGGTGATTCTAACTCCAAAATTAGACGAAATATCTAAATTATTAAACGAATTATAA